The Microbacterium sp. W4I20 genome segment AGGCGGGGATGTCGGTCAGATACGTCAGCGGCTGACCGACCAGCCACCCGAGGAGGCCCCCGGACTCGCTGAGGGCGGGCATCCCCTGATTCGGGTGCGGCCGCGGACCGGCAACATGGAAGATCCCCGCGAGGGCGAGGACGAACATGCCGAAGCCGATCCCGATGCGCCCGTTGTCGTGGACGGACGAGGGGTGCCGGAACAACCAACCGGCGAGCAGCAGGAGCAGCACCGGCATGATGAAGGCGACGCGGCCCACGAAGAGACCGACCGTGTAGGCGCTGATGTTGGCGGCGACCTCGTTGCCGATGAAGAACCACTCGTTGACCGCACCTGCGACGGCGAGCAGCACGAGGAAGAACGGGAAGCCGTCTCGGCGGTCGTCCTTCTCGAGGGTCTCCGGCCCGAAGGCACGGAACAGCCCGCCGACGCCGTGCGCCAATCCGGTCCACGCCCGAGCCGCGAGGGGAGGCTTGTCCTGCTCGTCGATGTACTTCTTGGGCGCGGGCTGGGCCTTGGGAGCCGTCTGCCGCTTGGGGCGCGACGACGCGCTCTTCGACGCGCTCTCAGTCTTCGTGGTACTCCTGGCCATGCCCTCACGTTACGCGGAACCGCCGACACTTCCGCGTAATGACGCGGCTTTCCGGTGATCCGGATCGACCCATCAGGCGGTACGTCGCACCATCGTGTCGCGGAGCAGACCCTGTGCCGAGATGCTGAACCCCTCGGCCCGGTAGAGGTTCCGCGCGAAGTTGTCCCGTTCCACGCTCAGGCTGATCCGCGCATGCCCCTGCGCGCCGGCCAGCTGCACGACGCCGCGCAGAAGCGACCTCCCCACGCCTCGGGCGCGCCAGAGCGGGTGGACGCCGAGGATGAGCTCGGGCACCGCCGCGCCGACGAATCCGAGACCCGGCTCGTTCTGCGGCAGCATCCGGTACCAGGCGGCGCCGATCGGAATGCCATCGTGTCCGATCGCGATCAGCCCGTCGTCGGCCCCGCGCTTCCAGCCTGCGATGTACCGGCGATGATCAGCGGAGGTCAGCACCTCGTGGCGGGGCCGCACTCCGCCGGCGCGCCAGTTCGCGGCCTCGACGAGCATGTCACCGAGAAAGACGGCGTCGGGCTGGGCGGCCGGACGAAGGGTGAAGCCCGTGGACATGACGCGAGCCTAGACGGCGGCTGTTACGACCGGATGTCGGGCGGCCGTGAGTGCGGCCGCCCGTTCCCGGCAGGGCTCAGGCTTCGATGACGAGGGGAACGATCATCGGGCGGCGGCGAAGACGCTGGTTCACCCAACGGCCGATCGTGCGGCGGATCACCTGCGAGAGGGCATGGGTGTCGCGGACGCCGTTGCCCGAGGCCTCCTTGAGGGCGGCCACGATCTTCGGCGTCACGTCATCGAACACCGAATCGTCCTCCGCGACTCCTCGGGCGTGGATCTCGGGGCCGGAGATGATCTGCCCCGTTGTGGCATCCACCACGACGATGATCGAGATGAAACCCTCTTCTGCGAGGATCCGACGATCCTTGAGGTCGGCGTCGGTGATCTCGCCGACCGTGGAGCCGTCGACGTAGACGAAGCCGAGATCCAACTGGCCGACGACATTCGCGACGCCGTTCTTCAGGTCGATCACGGTGCCGTTGGAGGCGATGATCGTGTTCGACGCCGGGATCCCGGTGTCCTGGGCGAGCTTCGCGTTGGCGATGAGGTGGCGGTACTCGCCGTGAACCGGCAGCACGTTCTTCGGCTTCAGGATGTTGTAGCAGTAGATGAGCTCGCCCGCGGCGGCGTGCCCGGAGACGTGCACCTTCGCGTTCGCCTTGTGCACGACGTTCGCACCCAGCTTCGTGAGCCCGTCGATCACCCGGTAGACGGCGTTCTCATTGCCGGGGATCAGGCTGGAGGCGAGGATCACGGTGTCCCCCTCGCTCACCTCGATCGCGTGGTCGAGGTTGGCCATGCGGCTGAGGACGGCCATCGGCTCGCCCTGGGATCCGGTCGACATGTAGACGATCTGGTCGTCGGGCAGGTCGCGCGCCTTCTTGTAGTCGATCAGCACGCCGGACGGCACCTTCAGGTAGCCCAGCTGCTCGGCGATCGTC includes the following:
- a CDS encoding GNAT family N-acetyltransferase; this translates as MSTGFTLRPAAQPDAVFLGDMLVEAANWRAGGVRPRHEVLTSADHRRYIAGWKRGADDGLIAIGHDGIPIGAAWYRMLPQNEPGLGFVGAAVPELILGVHPLWRARGVGRSLLRGVVQLAGAQGHARISLSVERDNFARNLYRAEGFSISAQGLLRDTMVRRTA
- a CDS encoding ribonuclease J, with the translated sequence MSIPLSEPSALDEGTLRVIPIGGLGEIGRNMTMFEYDGKILIVDCGVLFPEEHQPGVDLILPDFEPIRDRLDDIVGVVLTHGHEDHIGAVPYLLRLKSDIPLIGSGLTLALVEAKLKEHRIKAFTLTVTEGQQERVGPFDLEFVAVNHSIPDALAVAIRTPAGMVLATGDFKMDQLPLDGRITDLRAFARLGEEGVDLFLVDSTNADVPGFTPTERSIGPVLDQVIAKAPRRVIVASFSSHVHRVQQVIDAAYANGRRVAFLGRSMVRNMTIAEQLGYLKVPSGVLIDYKKARDLPDDQIVYMSTGSQGEPMAVLSRMANLDHAIEVSEGDTVILASSLIPGNENAVYRVIDGLTKLGANVVHKANAKVHVSGHAAAGELIYCYNILKPKNVLPVHGEYRHLIANAKLAQDTGIPASNTIIASNGTVIDLKNGVANVVGQLDLGFVYVDGSTVGEITDADLKDRRILAEEGFISIIVVVDATTGQIISGPEIHARGVAEDDSVFDDVTPKIVAALKEASGNGVRDTHALSQVIRRTIGRWVNQRLRRRPMIVPLVIEA